The genome window AGCTTTTGCCTTGTTCGGTAGTAAACTTTATTTTTGCTCATTCTTTTAAAGACTTGCGTGACGAAATAGGAGGAGGATGAACGCAATGTCAAAAGCTAGTTATGTGAAATTTGAAGTACCGCAAGATCTAGCAGATAAGGTGTTAGAGGCAGTAAGAAAAGCTAAGGAAAGTGGAAAGATAAAGAAAGGTACAAATGAGACGACAAAAGCAGTAGAAAGAGGTCAAGCTAAATTAGTAATTATTGCCGAAGATGTACAGCCTGAGGAAATAGTCGCACACTTACCGTTGTTATGCGATGAGAAAAAGATACCCTATGTATACGTTTCCTCTAAAAAAGCTTTAGGTGAAGCTTGTGGATT of Sulfolobus sp. E5-1-F contains these proteins:
- the rpl7ae gene encoding 50S ribosomal protein L7Ae, which codes for MSKASYVKFEVPQDLADKVLEAVRKAKESGKIKKGTNETTKAVERGQAKLVIIAEDVQPEEIVAHLPLLCDEKKIPYVYVSSKKALGEACGLQVATASAAILEPGEAKDLVDEIIKRVNEIKGKTSS